One Primulina huaijiensis isolate GDHJ02 chromosome 5, ASM1229523v2, whole genome shotgun sequence DNA segment encodes these proteins:
- the LOC140977098 gene encoding scarecrow-like protein 8, translating into MSSGFSGSLPDFFTAGRRPVQMPLNMDSNNLYSQQQVSFESPLSGIQNDPNAQIATYRRPDLIGKRSLVEFQHQQSILQQQGLGFYLRNVKPRPNYQHASPISTLSPVDFPPVNTLSPDVSFISNSLVNSTNPRYGFPMLQQQRLQPLILSNINNFNNVPSSISLPKLVLNQAPVNLGPGQDLSAQESEKKMLNHKLQELEKQLLGDEDEGEAASVVTSSEWSETIQNLINPAQKPISTSPTSSSSSCSSTSASPPLPCPKQSLVDAALAISEGKPEIAADILTRLQQVASVKGKSEQRLAAHVISSLKSRVNPVVNPPPVSELYSKEQSVSAQMLYEFSSCFKLGFMAANIAILEATSEQGFNKIHVVDLDIGQGGQYMHLLHALAAKKCEGKPAYMLKITTLTDPAAAAPGCNSEEKLRIVGEELKYLANKLGVCLSICVKKANIMELSRERLEINPDEALAVNFAFQLYKLPDESVTTDNPRDEMLRRVKGLSPTVMTIVEQEMNANTAPLVARVREVCEHYGALFDSLDATVSRDNSNRVRIEEGLSRKIKNSVACEGRDRVERCEMFGKWRSRVGMAGFKIRPMSQLSADSLRSKLVSSTRGNPGFTVNEQSGGICFGWMGRTLTVASAWN; encoded by the coding sequence ATGTCTTCTGGTTTTTCCGGTAGCTTGCCGGACTTCTTCACTGCGGGCAGGAGGCCCGTCCAGATGCCATTGAACATGGACAGCAACAATCTCTACTCACAGCAGCAGGTTTCTTTTGAGTCGCCGCTTTCTGGGATTCAGAACGACCCGAATGCACAGATCGCCACCTACCGGAGACCTGATTTGATCGGGAAAAGGTCTCTCGTTGAATTTCAGCATCAACAGAGCATCTTGCAGCAGCAGGGGTTGGGGTTTTATCTTAGGAACGTGAAGCCGAGGCCTAATTACCAGCATGCATCGCCGATATCCACTCTCTCTCCCGTAGATTTCCCCCCGGTTAATACCCTGTCGCCTGACGTTTCTTTCATATCTAATTCTCTCGTGAACAGCACAAACCCGCGGTACGGTTTTCCGATGCTCCAGCAACAAAGGCTACAGCCTTTGATTCTTTCAAACATAAACAACTTTAATAACGTTCCATCTAGTATTTCTTTGCCAAAGTTGGTGTTAAACCAGGCACCTGTGAATTTGGGTCCCGGCCAGGATCTCTCTGCGCAAGAATCGGAGAAAAAGATGCTGAATCACAAGTTACAGGAGCTGGAGAAACAGCTCTTAGGCGATGAAGATGAAGGAGAAGCAGCTTCTGTTGTTACGAGCAGCGAATGGTCTGAAACCATACAGAATCTCATCAACCCGGCCCAAAAACCCATTTCCACATCGCCaacctcttcttcttcttcgtgTTCGTCCACTTCCGCCTCACCTCCTCTGCCTTGCCCAAAACAATCATTAGTTGACGCCGCCTTGGCCATCTCCGAAGGAAAGCCAGAAATTGCCGCTGATATATTGACGCGCCTCCAACAGGTGGCTAGCGTGAAAGGGAAGTCAGAACAGAGGCTCGCAGCACACGTGATATCGTCCCTTAAATCGCGCGTTAACCCTGTTGTAAATCCTCCTCCGGTATCCGAGCTTTACAGTAAAGAACAATCAGTATCAGCCCAAATGTTATACGAGTTTTCTTCATGTTTCAAGCTGGGATTCATGGCTGCAAACATAGCCATCCTTGAAGCCACCTCAGAACAGGGTTTCAACAAGATTCATGTCGTGGACTTGGATATCGGGCAAGGCGGACAGTACATGCATTTGCTCCACGCGCTGGCAGCGAAGAAGTGTGAAGGAAAACCCGCCTACATGTTAAAGATCACAACTTTAACAGATCCTGCCGCCGCGGCGCCTGGCTGTAATAGCGAAGAAAAGCTGCGAATTGTGGGGGAGGAGCTCAAATATCTGGCAAATAAACTCGGCGTTTGCTTATCAATATGCGTCAAAAAAGCAAACATCATGGAGTTGAGCAGAGAAAGATTGGAAATAAACCCCGACGAAGCTTTAGCCGTGAATTTCGCATTCCAGCTCTACAAACTCCCCGACGAAAGCGTCACAACAGACAATCCAAGAGACGAGATGCTCCGCCGCGTGAAAGGTTTGTCCCCAACCGTGATGACAATCGTCGAACAAGAAATGAATGCAAACACCGCACCTCTGGTGGCGCGTGTGAGGGAAGTCTGCGAACACTACGGCGCGTTATTCGACTCGCTGGATGCCACCGTTTCGAGAGATAACTCGAACAGGGTTCGAATCGAGGAGGGACTGAGCCGGAAAATAAAAAACTCGGTTGCTTGCGAAGGGAGGGATCGCGTTGAGAGATGCGAAATGTTCGGCAAATGGCGATCCCGGGTGGGCATGGCCGGGTTCAAAATTCGACCAATGAGTCAACTCTCCGCCGATTCCCTCCGATCCAAGTTGGTTTCGAGTACACGTGGCAACCCGGGATTCACTGTCAACGAGCAATCCGGAGGCATCTGCTTTGGTTGGATGGGACGAACACTTACCGTCGCATCTGCTTGGAATTAA
- the LOC140977099 gene encoding remorin-like, whose product MTVEEAQKVELDVPPPPPPPQVAPVEAPKDVAGEKAVVPPPTEEKPDDSKALAVFEKPADVKGPGGSIDRDAVLTRVATEKRLSFIRAWEDSEKSKAENKAQKKLSAIAVWENCKKAGLEAELKQIEEKLEKKKATYVEKVKNKVAIIHKAAEEKRATTEAKRGEDLLKAEETAAKYRATGTGPRKLLGCF is encoded by the exons ATGACCGTGGAAGAAGCCCAGAAGGTGGAGCTGGATGTCCCGCCTCCGCCTCCCCCGCCACAGGTGGCGCCAGTTGAAGCTCCGAAAGATGTAGCAGGAGAGAAGGCTGTAGTCCCACCTCCTACCGAAGAGAAACCGGATGATTCCAAGGCTCTTGCTGTCTTTGAAA AACCTGCTGATGTGAAAGGACCTGGGGGATCTATCGACAGAG ACGCAGTATTAACTCGGGTAGCAACGGAGAAGAGGTTGTCCTTTATCAGAGCTTGGGAGGACAGTGAGAAGTCAAAAGCTGAAAACAA AGCTCAGAAGAAATTATCAGCCATTGCGGTATGGGAAAACTGCAAGAAAGCTGGTCTAGAAGCCGAGCTTAAGCAGATTGAG GAAAAACTGGAGAAAAAGAAAGCAACATACGTAGAGAAGGTGAAAAACAAGGTTGCTATAATCCACAAGGCAGCAGAAGAAAAACGAGCGACAACTGAAGCCAAACGAGGGGAAGATCTTCTCAAGGCAGAGGAGACTGCGGCAAAATACCGCGCCACCGGAACTGGTCCAAGAAAATTACTGGGGTGTTTTTGA
- the LOC140977100 gene encoding uncharacterized protein isoform X1 — MFSLFYGLWKYTFSKTEFHVLILGIDKAGKTTLLERLKSQYSNLEGLPPDRIVPTVGLNIGRVEVSNTKLVFWDLGGQPGLRSIWEKYYEEAHAVIFVVDAACPSRFEDSKSALEKVLRHEDLQGAPLLILANKQDLEEAVSSDELARYLDLKKLDERSYTFQSVSAFDGLGIKESVNWLVDAMERSKRSETLRVRAGSSVV; from the exons ATGTTTTCACTGTTTTATGGATTGTGGAAGTATACTTTCAGTAAAACGGAATTTCATGTTCTTATACTTGGAATTGATAAGGCTGGAAAAACG ACATTACTGGAGAGATTGAAATCACAGTATTCAAACTTGGAAGGTCTTCCTCCAGATCGAATTGTTCCAACTGTTGGACTTAATATCGGTCGTGTCGAAGTGTCAAACACAAAACTCGTATTCTGGGACCTGGGAGGTCAG CCTGGTCTTCGCTCGATTTGGGAAAAATACTATGAAGAGGCACATGCTGTGATTTTCGTAGTTGATGCTGCTTGTCCATCACGTTTTGAGGATTCGAAATCTGCACTTG aaaaggTTCTTCGGCATGAGGATCTACAAGGAGCTCCACTACTGATATTAGCCAACAAACAG GATCTTGAAGAAGCTGTATCATCTGATGAACTTGCCCGATATCTGGACCTCAAGAAATTGGACGAGAGATCTTATACATTTCAATCTGTTTCTGCATTTGATGG GTTGGGTATAAAAGAAAGTGTGAACTGGCTGGTAGATGCTATGGAGAGAAGCAAGAGAAGTGAAACGTTGAGGGTTCGTGCGGGCTCTAGTGTTGTTTGA
- the LOC140977100 gene encoding uncharacterized protein isoform X2: MFSLFYGLWKYTFSKTEFHVLILGIDKAGKTTLLERLKSQYSNLEGLPPDRIVPTVGLNIGRVEVSNTKLVFWDLGGQPGLRSIWEKYYEEAHAVIFVVDAACPSRFEDSKSALEKVLRHEDLQGAPLLILANKQDLEEAVSSDELARYLDLKKLDERSYTFQSVSAFDGFWNLTVGWV, encoded by the exons ATGTTTTCACTGTTTTATGGATTGTGGAAGTATACTTTCAGTAAAACGGAATTTCATGTTCTTATACTTGGAATTGATAAGGCTGGAAAAACG ACATTACTGGAGAGATTGAAATCACAGTATTCAAACTTGGAAGGTCTTCCTCCAGATCGAATTGTTCCAACTGTTGGACTTAATATCGGTCGTGTCGAAGTGTCAAACACAAAACTCGTATTCTGGGACCTGGGAGGTCAG CCTGGTCTTCGCTCGATTTGGGAAAAATACTATGAAGAGGCACATGCTGTGATTTTCGTAGTTGATGCTGCTTGTCCATCACGTTTTGAGGATTCGAAATCTGCACTTG aaaaggTTCTTCGGCATGAGGATCTACAAGGAGCTCCACTACTGATATTAGCCAACAAACAG GATCTTGAAGAAGCTGTATCATCTGATGAACTTGCCCGATATCTGGACCTCAAGAAATTGGACGAGAGATCTTATACATTTCAATCTGTTTCTGCATTTGATGG GTTCTGGAATCTTACCGTAGGTTGGGTATAA